In Candidatus Peregrinibacteria bacterium, a single window of DNA contains:
- a CDS encoding aminotransferase class III-fold pyridoxal phosphate-dependent enzyme, with protein sequence MISLKNSQKALIQTYMQYPIEIVKGNGSFVWNSNGKKYLDFYGGHAVAIIGHCSKPVTHAIKQQCSSLIFYSNVFHTKPATLLAIKLVKTLLPEKYQVYFANSGSEANEAALKIARKHTGKKHIVSFKDSFHGRSITALGVTGIDSYHQFSPNLDSYTTFAELGNIESVEKAINVDTAAVICEPIQSIGGVKMAEKGFYKKLEALCKKKGILLIFDEVQTGLGRTGNFWFSKSVDVKPDIITTAKGLASGLPLSSVLVNNKISKSIKPGEHATTFGGGPVVCAAALATVSEILKRGFLQKVQKNSSYLKSKLLSIPYIHSVSGEGFLLGVHFEKSMPELVKQCLQKGLIIGSSCDSSTIRLMPPISVNKKEIDLFLEIFTSTLT encoded by the coding sequence ATGATTTCGCTAAAAAATTCTCAAAAAGCATTGATTCAAACTTATATGCAATACCCGATTGAAATTGTGAAGGGCAACGGCAGTTTTGTTTGGAACAGTAATGGCAAAAAATATCTCGATTTTTATGGGGGACATGCGGTAGCCATTATTGGACATTGCTCAAAGCCTGTTACACATGCCATTAAGCAACAATGTAGCTCACTCATTTTCTACTCAAATGTTTTCCATACAAAGCCCGCAACTCTTCTGGCCATAAAATTAGTTAAAACGCTCCTTCCCGAAAAGTATCAAGTCTACTTTGCCAACTCCGGTTCAGAAGCCAACGAAGCGGCTTTGAAAATCGCCAGAAAACACACAGGGAAGAAGCACATTGTTTCTTTTAAAGATTCCTTTCACGGCAGATCAATCACCGCGCTTGGAGTGACAGGAATTGATTCATATCATCAATTTTCTCCAAATCTGGATTCATACACAACGTTTGCAGAGCTTGGGAATATTGAAAGCGTTGAAAAGGCAATTAACGTCGATACCGCCGCAGTTATTTGTGAACCTATCCAAAGTATTGGTGGTGTCAAAATGGCGGAAAAAGGCTTTTACAAAAAACTTGAAGCTTTATGCAAGAAAAAAGGTATCTTGCTTATTTTTGATGAAGTTCAAACAGGACTGGGAAGAACGGGAAATTTTTGGTTTTCAAAAAGTGTGGATGTAAAACCGGACATTATTACCACCGCAAAAGGTTTAGCTTCAGGTTTGCCGCTTTCGTCCGTATTGGTAAATAACAAAATCAGTAAATCAATAAAGCCAGGAGAGCATGCCACCACGTTTGGTGGCGGTCCGGTCGTTTGCGCCGCCGCACTTGCGACAGTTTCTGAAATACTCAAGAGGGGATTTTTACAAAAAGTGCAAAAAAACAGTAGCTATCTTAAATCCAAATTACTGAGCATTCCTTATATTCATTCGGTTTCGGGAGAAGGTTTTTTACTTGGTGTTCATTTCGAAAAATCTATGCCTGAACTTGTAAAACAATGTCTGCAAAAAGGCCTCATTATAGGCAGTTCCTGCGATTCATCAACTATTAGACTAATGCCGCCAATTTCTGTGAATAAAAAGGAAATCGATCTTTTTTTGGAGATTTTTACTTCAACTTTAACTTAA
- the argC gene encoding N-acetyl-gamma-glutamyl-phosphate reductase, with amino-acid sequence MSKKIVSIIGATGYTGLELIRLLATHPNTELKYVTSESHTGQKLCDIWPHLNGICELTLSNTPLEKIAKESDCVFLALPHLQSQKIVKKLLGKTKIIDLSADFRLKDPLQFKQAYGVEHTLIEAQGEFVYGVPEFTKSEIAEAQNIANPGCFAIAVELALYPIKEMIDSVYVQGITGSSGSGKSPGNGTHHPIRNHNVKSYRIGSHQHEVEIIQELNLSSNQFVLVPTSGPFVRGIHITAFLDLKTTSKKGKIFELFKKSYKNSPFIRIKPEVQIADVVGSNYCDISINFCGGKIVVQAVIDNLVKGASGNAIQNFNLMFGFEEVTGLKSLTPLFP; translated from the coding sequence ATGTCTAAAAAAATAGTATCCATCATCGGTGCAACAGGTTATACCGGCCTTGAACTCATCAGGCTTTTGGCCACTCATCCAAATACTGAGCTAAAATATGTAACCTCTGAAAGTCATACAGGGCAAAAGTTATGCGATATTTGGCCGCATTTAAATGGTATATGCGAGCTTACATTAAGCAATACACCTCTTGAGAAAATTGCAAAAGAAAGTGATTGCGTCTTTCTCGCATTACCTCATTTGCAGTCGCAAAAGATTGTTAAAAAACTACTCGGAAAAACCAAGATAATTGACTTGTCCGCTGATTTTAGGCTGAAAGACCCACTGCAATTCAAACAGGCCTATGGAGTAGAACACACTCTTATAGAAGCGCAGGGGGAATTTGTTTATGGGGTTCCGGAATTTACCAAATCTGAAATCGCAGAAGCACAAAATATCGCCAATCCAGGCTGCTTTGCAATTGCGGTGGAGCTCGCGCTTTACCCAATAAAAGAAATGATCGATTCCGTTTACGTTCAGGGGATAACCGGCTCAAGCGGATCAGGAAAATCACCCGGGAACGGAACCCATCACCCCATAAGAAACCATAATGTAAAGAGCTATAGAATCGGGTCGCATCAACATGAAGTCGAAATTATTCAAGAGCTTAACCTGTCTTCCAATCAGTTTGTTTTGGTTCCAACAAGTGGCCCTTTCGTAAGAGGGATTCATATAACGGCTTTTCTTGATCTAAAAACGACCTCAAAAAAAGGAAAAATCTTTGAACTGTTTAAAAAATCGTATAAAAATAGCCCTTTTATTAGAATAAAGCCGGAGGTGCAGATAGCTGACGTTGTTGGTTCCAATTATTGCGATATCTCCATCAATTTTTGCGGGGGGAAGATTGTGGTACAAGCCGTTATTGACAACCTTGTGAAAGGCGCAAGCGGTAACGCAATACAGAATTTCAATCTTATGTTCGGTTTCGAAGAAGTCACCGGATTAAAAAGCTTAACTCCTTTATTTCCATAA
- the argG gene encoding argininosuccinate synthase yields the protein MKKVILAFSGGLDTSFCVPYLKEKGYQVITITVNTGGFTAKQLKEIAHQAKKLGSHKHFEVDAQEALFEKFASYIIKANYLKGGVYPACVGPERNIIALEIAKIAKQENIECVAHGSTAAGNDQVRFDLALSALLPNCTILAPIRDEELTREQEVAFLKKIGVHIDSGKKDYSINVGLLGTTIGGKETLGTKKTLPECAFPLVKSLEEAQKQSTLLEIEFANGLPLSLNGKEMNGVKMINELNEVAAACGFGKDYHIGTTILGTKGRIGFEAPAMKIFIKAHSELEKLTLTSKQIFWKNILGTLYGDLIHEGLYFDPIVKNLEAFLDSANEFVSGKIKLKMQKGLLIITFIESPYSLLNSKFGAYGEKAGAWTGIDAKGFCKLYGLESVNAFLTHKQHD from the coding sequence ATGAAGAAAGTTATACTTGCATTCTCAGGTGGTCTCGATACCAGCTTTTGTGTTCCTTATCTTAAGGAGAAAGGATATCAAGTCATAACCATTACCGTAAATACGGGAGGATTCACCGCTAAGCAATTGAAAGAAATTGCGCATCAAGCAAAAAAACTTGGCTCACATAAGCATTTTGAAGTTGATGCTCAGGAGGCTCTTTTTGAGAAATTTGCAAGTTACATTATTAAAGCAAATTATCTCAAGGGTGGTGTATATCCCGCTTGCGTGGGACCTGAACGAAACATTATTGCTCTAGAGATCGCAAAGATCGCGAAACAAGAAAACATAGAATGTGTTGCGCACGGTTCAACTGCCGCGGGCAATGATCAGGTAAGGTTTGATTTGGCTTTGAGCGCGCTTTTGCCAAATTGTACCATTTTAGCACCAATTCGTGATGAAGAGTTAACACGTGAACAGGAGGTTGCCTTTTTGAAGAAGATCGGAGTGCATATTGATTCCGGCAAAAAGGATTATTCGATCAACGTCGGCTTACTGGGTACGACGATAGGAGGTAAGGAAACGCTTGGAACTAAAAAAACTCTCCCAGAGTGTGCGTTTCCATTGGTGAAATCTCTTGAGGAAGCGCAAAAACAGTCAACTTTACTTGAAATTGAATTCGCAAATGGTCTTCCGCTAAGCCTAAATGGAAAAGAAATGAACGGAGTAAAAATGATCAATGAGCTCAATGAAGTTGCAGCGGCTTGCGGTTTTGGGAAAGACTACCATATCGGCACAACAATTCTGGGGACAAAAGGGAGAATAGGGTTTGAGGCTCCGGCGATGAAAATTTTCATCAAAGCCCACTCCGAGCTTGAAAAATTAACGCTGACCTCAAAGCAGATATTTTGGAAAAACATACTAGGCACACTTTACGGAGATCTTATTCATGAAGGTCTTTACTTCGATCCGATAGTCAAAAACCTTGAGGCATTTTTGGATTCAGCCAATGAATTTGTGAGTGGAAAGATAAAATTAAAAATGCAAAAAGGACTGCTTATCATTACTTTTATCGAAAGCCCTTACTCTCTCTTAAACAGTAAATTTGGTGCTTATGGAGAGAAGGCGGGGGCATGGACAGGCATAGATGCCAAAGGATTTTGTAAACTTTACGGACTTGAAAGCGTTAACGCATTTTTAACCCACAAGCAACATGACTAA
- a CDS encoding N-acetylornithine carbamoyltransferase — MTKKDFITGMEFSAKQLQEIIDLAISFKKGKVPQHAERIITLFFANPSLRTRLSFESGMKKMQGKVNVLSGNDTWNFEYREGAVMNADKQEHIKEAAQVISKYTDLLAIRKSELITTKSDQSDSNWNELKKDEAIATLAKYATVPVINMESNMFHPCQALADIMTMIEQFKSIKNKKYVLTWAPHPKPLPLATPHSQLLMPAMFGMDVTLAHPPSFNLDEDVIKLAKAQAKESGGSLQITQDQEKALKNADVVMAKSWASLKYFGDWQKETKHRNKFKNWIIDNEKMSLTNEAIFMHCLPVRRNVVVSDEVLDSGKSIIIQEAENRMWAQMALMHYLLTLKS; from the coding sequence ATGACTAAAAAAGATTTTATCACTGGCATGGAATTTTCTGCCAAGCAGCTGCAGGAAATAATAGATCTCGCCATTTCCTTCAAGAAAGGAAAAGTGCCACAGCATGCTGAAAGGATCATAACTTTGTTTTTTGCCAATCCTTCACTAAGAACCAGGCTTTCATTTGAGTCAGGAATGAAAAAAATGCAGGGGAAAGTAAACGTGCTGTCCGGAAATGATACATGGAATTTTGAATATAGAGAGGGCGCAGTGATGAATGCAGACAAACAGGAACATATCAAAGAGGCGGCTCAAGTTATCTCCAAATATACCGATTTGCTTGCTATCAGAAAAAGTGAATTGATTACAACAAAAAGCGATCAATCAGACTCAAATTGGAATGAACTCAAGAAAGATGAAGCAATAGCAACGTTAGCAAAGTATGCGACGGTTCCCGTGATCAACATGGAATCCAATATGTTCCATCCGTGCCAGGCTTTGGCAGACATAATGACGATGATTGAACAATTTAAAAGCATAAAGAATAAGAAATATGTTTTGACATGGGCTCCGCATCCGAAACCCTTACCTCTTGCCACTCCGCACTCGCAACTTCTTATGCCCGCGATGTTTGGCATGGATGTAACCCTTGCACATCCACCCAGCTTCAATTTGGATGAGGATGTTATCAAGCTGGCGAAAGCACAAGCCAAGGAAAGCGGCGGTTCATTACAAATTACACAGGACCAGGAGAAAGCACTGAAAAATGCCGATGTTGTTATGGCTAAAAGCTGGGCAAGCTTAAAATATTTTGGAGATTGGCAAAAAGAAACTAAGCACAGAAATAAGTTCAAAAACTGGATAATTGACAATGAAAAAATGTCCCTGACCAATGAAGCTATCTTCATGCATTGTCTACCTGTCAGAAGAAATGTTGTTGTTTCCGATGAAGTTTTGGATAGCGGCAAATCAATTATCATTCAGGAAGCTGAAAATCGAATGTGGGCACAAATGGCACTCATGCATTATTTGTTAACTCTTAAGTCATGA